The stretch of DNA CTCGGTACGTCACTGCTGTTCTTCGGCATGTTCGTGGTGATGCTGTACGTGGCGACCGAGCGCACCAGCTGGATCGTCTTCGGCCTGGTGATGTCGGCCGCGGGCGCGGTCGGTGTCGCCACCTTCGAACCGCACGTCCAGTCCCGTGTGACGGCCTGGCTCGACCCGTTCGACTGCTACCAGTCGGACGTGACCGGCGCCTGCCAGCAGATCGCCGACGGCCTGATGTCGTTCGGCGCGGGCGGCACCCTTGGTGCCGGGCTCGGCCAGGGCAACTCGGACCTGATCGGCTTCGCCGCCAACGCGGACTTCATCCTCACCACCGTCGGTGAGGAGCTGGGCCTCGCGGGAATGATGGCGATGCTGCTGCTCTACGGGCTGATCGTGGAGCGCGGTCTGCGGACGGCCCTCGCCGCCCGTGACCCCTTCGGCAAGCTGCTGGCCGCCGGCCTCTCCGGCGCCTTCGCCATCCAGGTCTTCGTGGTCGCCGGTGGTGTCCTAGGACTCATCCCGCTGACCGGTATGACGATGCCGTTCCTCGCGTACGGCGGTTCCTCGGTGCTCGCCAACTGGGTACTGATCGCCATCCTGATCAGGATCAGCGACACCGCGCGCAGGCCCGCCCCCGCGCCCGCACCCACCTCAGACGCCGAGATGACCCAGGTGGTCCGCCCGTGAACAAGCCCCTGCGCCGGATCGCGATCTTCTGCGGTCTGCTGGTCCTCGCCCTGCTCGTGCGGACCAACTGGATCCAGTACGTCCAGGCAGACAGTCTCCAGACCGACGAGAAGAATCAGCGCATCCGGATCGAGCGCTACAGCGAGCCGCGCGGCAACATCATCGTGGACGGCGATCCGATCACCGGTTCCAAGAAGACCGACGACCCGTACCTGACGTACAAGCGGACCTACAAGGACGGCCCGATGTGGGCGCCCGTCACCGGTTTCGCCTCACAGATCTACGGCGCCACCCAGATCGAGCAGCTTGAGGACAAGATCCTCACGGGCAACGACGACCGGCTGTTCTTCCGCAACACCATGGACATGGTGACGGGCAAGAAGAAGCAGGGCGGCAACGTCGTCACCACGCTGAACGCGGCGGCGCAGAAGGCCGCGTTCAAGGGTCTCGGTGACAACAAGGGCGCCGTCGCGGCCCTCGACCCCTCCACCGGCGCGATCCTGGCGCTGGCCTCCGCCCCCTCGTACGACCCGGCGAAGATCGCGGGTCAGTCCAAGGCGGACGCGACGGAGTGGAAGAAGCTCCTGGACGACCCGGACAAGGCGAGCGTGAACCGCGCCCTGCGCGAGACGTACCCGCCGGGCTCGACCTTCAAGGTCGTCACCGCCGCCGCGGCCATGGAGCACGGGCTGTACGACGACCCGGACGGCAAGACCGACTCGCCGCTGCCGTACACGCTTCCCAACACCTCGCAGGACTTGCCGAACGAGGGCAACCTCCCCTGCAAGGACGCGTCGCTACGGGTGGCGCTCCAGTACTCCTGCAACACCGTCTTCGGCAAGATCGGCGCCGACCTCGGCAGGGACAAGATGCTGGAGACCGCCGGCAAGTTCGGTTTCAACAAGCCGGTCGACACCCCGGTCCGCGCCTACCCCTCGGTCTTCCCGAAGAAG from Streptomyces tsukubensis encodes:
- a CDS encoding peptidoglycan D,D-transpeptidase FtsI family protein, yielding MNKPLRRIAIFCGLLVLALLVRTNWIQYVQADSLQTDEKNQRIRIERYSEPRGNIIVDGDPITGSKKTDDPYLTYKRTYKDGPMWAPVTGFASQIYGATQIEQLEDKILTGNDDRLFFRNTMDMVTGKKKQGGNVVTTLNAAAQKAAFKGLGDNKGAVAALDPSTGAILALASAPSYDPAKIAGQSKADATEWKKLLDDPDKASVNRALRETYPPGSTFKVVTAAAAMEHGLYDDPDGKTDSPLPYTLPNTSQDLPNEGNLPCKDASLRVALQYSCNTVFGKIGADLGRDKMLETAGKFGFNKPVDTPVRAYPSVFPKKMDKPQTALSSIGQFETAATPLQMAMVASAVANNGTLMEPYMVQQLQAPNLDTIEKHEPKKMSEPLSEENAQKLQSMMETVVNKGTGTSARIPGVTVGGKTGTAQHGVDNSEKPYAWFVSYAKTDEGSPVAVAVVVEDSKAARQDISGGGLAAPIAKSVMQAVLDKK